One region of Pseudomonas sp. B21-040 genomic DNA includes:
- the mprF gene encoding bifunctional lysylphosphatidylglycerol flippase/synthetase MprF yields the protein MRANSSDPQDTVTATQPIKAGRLHLLDLVSKYRQPIGLAVTLLLFAIALIACRHLLSELDLYALHDSILEVPKPALLGALGATVVGFIILLGYEWSASRYAGVTLAPRILALGGFTAFAIGNAIGLSMLSGGSVRYRLYARHGLGASEVAHMTLFASLSLGCALPPLAALATLSDLPAASAALGLSETLLGAIAAAVLLLFSVLAIGIYRRRLPDQPSSDNLLVKVGRRTLRLPGRRLTFLQLIITALDVAAAATVLYLLLPEAPPFGAFLLVYLLALAAGVLSHVPGGVGVFEAILLAAFADTLGAAPLAAALLLYRLIYVILPLLVACVFLLINEGQRLFQTRQSLRAASGLAAPILAVLVFLSGVVLLFSGVTPEIDTRLEHIGFLIPHRLVDASHFGASLIGVLCLLLAQGLRRRLSAAWMLTTILLLVGALLSLLKGFDWEEACLMTLIASLLGVFRRSFYRPSRLTELPFSPLYLVSSLCVLGASIWLLLFAYQDVPYSHQLWWQFTLDADAPRGLRSLLGAAVLLVVVSLTWLLRTARPVIHLPAPDELERAHKILMASAQPDGGLALTGDKALLFHPNDEAFLMYARRGRSLVALYDPIGPTQQRAEMIWQFRDLCDVHHARPVFYQVRAENLPYYMDIGLTAIKLGEEARVDLHRFDLEAKGKEMKDLRYTWNRGTRDGLSLEIHEPGQAPMDELKVISDAWLTGKNVREKGFSLGRFSDDYLKHFRIAVIRFEGRPVAFANLLETYGHDLASLDLMRAHPDAPKLTMEFMMVGLIQHYKNHGYGRFSLGMVPLSGLQPRRGAPLTQRLGSMVFRRGEQLYNFQGLRRFKDKFQPDWEPRYMAVPAGLDPLVALADTAALIAGGLTGLVKR from the coding sequence ATGCGCGCCAACTCGTCTGATCCACAGGACACCGTCACAGCGACACAACCGATCAAGGCCGGGCGTTTGCACCTGCTTGATCTGGTCAGCAAGTATCGTCAGCCCATTGGCCTGGCGGTTACTCTGCTGCTGTTCGCGATCGCGCTGATTGCCTGCCGCCACCTGTTGAGCGAACTTGATCTGTACGCTTTGCACGACTCGATCCTGGAAGTACCGAAACCGGCGCTGCTGGGCGCATTGGGTGCGACCGTCGTTGGTTTCATCATATTGCTGGGTTACGAGTGGTCGGCCAGCCGCTATGCGGGGGTGACGCTGGCGCCGCGAATTCTGGCACTCGGCGGTTTCACTGCATTCGCCATCGGTAACGCCATTGGCCTGTCGATGCTTTCGGGGGGCTCGGTTCGTTACCGCTTATATGCACGTCATGGCCTGGGGGCTTCTGAAGTCGCCCACATGACACTGTTTGCCAGCCTGTCGCTCGGGTGCGCCCTGCCGCCACTGGCCGCGCTGGCAACCCTCAGCGACCTGCCTGCCGCCTCTGCAGCCCTGGGTCTATCCGAAACATTGCTCGGCGCGATCGCCGCGGCGGTTCTGCTGCTCTTCAGCGTGCTGGCCATCGGCATCTACCGCCGTCGCCTGCCGGATCAACCTTCGTCGGACAACCTGTTGGTCAAAGTCGGCCGCCGCACCTTGCGCCTGCCCGGGCGCCGCCTGACTTTCCTGCAACTGATCATTACCGCCCTGGACGTGGCTGCCGCCGCGACCGTGCTTTATCTGTTGCTGCCAGAGGCACCGCCCTTCGGCGCCTTCCTGCTGGTGTACTTGCTGGCATTGGCCGCAGGCGTGCTCAGCCACGTGCCGGGCGGCGTCGGTGTATTCGAAGCGATCCTGCTGGCCGCGTTCGCCGACACCCTCGGCGCCGCACCACTGGCGGCCGCCCTGCTGTTGTATCGGCTGATTTATGTGATTTTGCCCTTGCTGGTGGCCTGCGTATTCTTGCTTATCAACGAAGGCCAGCGCCTGTTTCAGACGCGCCAGTCCCTGCGCGCGGCGTCCGGCCTAGCGGCACCGATTCTGGCGGTACTGGTGTTTCTTTCCGGTGTGGTGTTGCTGTTTTCCGGCGTGACCCCGGAAATCGACACCCGCCTGGAACACATCGGCTTTCTGATCCCGCATCGCCTGGTCGATGCCTCGCACTTCGGTGCCAGCCTGATCGGCGTGCTGTGCCTGCTGCTGGCTCAAGGGCTGCGTCGGCGCCTGTCTGCAGCCTGGATGCTGACCACCATTTTGCTGCTGGTCGGCGCCCTGCTCTCCCTGCTCAAGGGGTTTGACTGGGAAGAAGCCTGCCTGATGACCCTCATTGCCAGCCTGCTGGGGGTATTCCGCCGCTCGTTCTATCGCCCGAGCCGCCTCACCGAACTGCCGTTTTCGCCGCTGTATCTGGTGTCTAGCCTGTGCGTTCTGGGTGCCTCGATCTGGTTGCTGCTGTTTGCGTATCAAGACGTTCCGTACAGCCATCAACTCTGGTGGCAGTTCACCCTTGATGCCGATGCGCCGCGTGGCTTGCGCTCGTTGCTGGGCGCCGCAGTGTTGCTGGTGGTGGTATCGCTGACATGGTTGCTGCGCACCGCCCGCCCGGTCATCCATTTGCCGGCGCCCGATGAACTGGAGCGCGCGCACAAGATCCTCATGGCGTCCGCCCAGCCGGATGGGGGCCTGGCCTTGACCGGTGACAAGGCGCTGCTGTTCCACCCTAACGACGAGGCGTTTCTGATGTACGCACGCCGTGGGCGCAGCCTGGTGGCGTTGTACGACCCAATCGGCCCGACGCAACAACGGGCGGAAATGATCTGGCAGTTCCGCGACCTCTGCGACGTCCATCACGCCCGTCCTGTGTTCTATCAAGTGCGTGCCGAGAACCTGCCGTACTACATGGACATCGGCTTGACTGCGATCAAGCTCGGCGAAGAAGCCCGGGTCGATCTGCATCGCTTTGATCTCGAAGCCAAGGGCAAAGAGATGAAAGACCTGCGCTACACCTGGAACCGTGGCACTCGTGATGGTCTGTCACTGGAAATCCATGAGCCGGGCCAGGCGCCGATGGATGAGCTCAAGGTGATTTCCGATGCCTGGCTGACCGGTAAGAATGTCCGCGAGAAAGGCTTCTCCCTGGGCCGCTTCAGTGATGATTACCTCAAGCACTTCCGCATTGCGGTGATCCGTTTTGAAGGTCGCCCGGTCGCGTTCGCCAACCTGCTCGAAACGTATGGCCATGACCTGGCCAGTCTCGACCTGATGCGCGCGCACCCGGACGCCCCCAAGCTGACCATGGAGTTCATGATGGTCGGCCTGATACAACATTATAAAAATCATGGATACGGGCGTTTCAGCCTGGGCATGGTGCCGTTGTCGGGGTTGCAACCCCGTCGTGGCGCCCCCCTGACCCAGCGTCTGGGCTCGATGGTATTCCGCCGTGGTGAGCAGCTCTACAACTTCCAAGGCTTGCGCCGCTTCAAAGACAAGTTCCAGCCTGACTGGGAACCCCGTTATATGGCCGTGCCCGCCGGACTCGATCCGCTGGTTGCCCTGGCCGATACTGCTGCCCTGATTGCGGGCGGCTTGACTGGATTGGTGAAACGCTGA
- a CDS encoding proline--tRNA ligase, translating to MRTSQFLLATQKETPSDAVVISHQLMLRAGMIRKLASGLYTWLPMGLRVMRKVEAVVREEMNAAGSLEVLMPSTQPAELWQESGRWEEYGPELLRFKDRHGRDFCAGPTHEEVITDLMRNELSSYKQLPINLYQIQTKFRDEIRPRFGLMRGREFIMKDAYSFHADQASLQVTYDRMHQAYCNVFTRLGLRFRPVEADNGSIGGAGSHEFHVLAESGEDDIVFSNGSDYAANIEKAEAVPRETSRPAPAEELRLVDTPDTKTIAALVEKFNLPIEKTIKTLIVRAEEEGKLIALVIRGDHELNEIKAAQQPGVASPLVMATDAELRDAIGAGAGSLGPLNLPLPIIIDRSVELMSDFGIGANIDDKHYFGVNWERDLPVPTVADLRNVVAGDPSPDGKGTLEIKRGIEVGHIFQLGNKYSKAMKCEVLGENGKPVTLEMGCYGIGVSRVVAAAIEQNNDANGIIWSDTLAPFQVALVPLRYETEQVREATDKLYAELTAAGFEVLLDDRDKKTSPGIKFADMELIGIPHRIVVSDRGLAEGNLEYKSRTEPEAQALPVADVLSFLQARIRR from the coding sequence ATGCGCACCAGTCAATTTTTGCTCGCCACACAGAAAGAAACGCCTTCCGACGCGGTCGTGATCAGCCATCAGCTGATGCTGCGCGCCGGCATGATCCGCAAACTCGCCTCGGGCCTGTACACCTGGCTGCCGATGGGCTTGCGAGTGATGCGCAAGGTCGAAGCCGTCGTTCGTGAAGAAATGAACGCTGCGGGCTCTCTCGAAGTGTTGATGCCGAGCACACAACCGGCTGAGCTGTGGCAGGAATCCGGTCGCTGGGAAGAGTACGGCCCTGAATTGCTGCGCTTCAAGGATCGCCACGGTCGTGATTTCTGCGCGGGCCCGACCCACGAAGAAGTCATCACCGACCTGATGCGCAACGAATTGAGCAGCTACAAACAGCTGCCGATCAACCTGTATCAGATCCAGACCAAATTCCGTGATGAAATCCGTCCACGCTTCGGTTTGATGCGCGGTCGTGAGTTCATCATGAAGGACGCCTATTCGTTCCACGCTGACCAGGCTTCGCTGCAAGTCACCTACGACCGCATGCACCAGGCGTACTGCAATGTGTTCACCCGTCTGGGTCTGAGATTCCGCCCTGTAGAAGCCGACAACGGCTCCATCGGCGGCGCCGGCTCCCATGAGTTCCACGTACTGGCCGAATCAGGCGAGGACGACATCGTCTTCAGCAACGGTTCCGACTACGCAGCGAACATCGAGAAAGCCGAAGCGGTGCCACGGGAAACTTCCCGTCCAGCCCCCGCCGAAGAGCTGCGTCTGGTCGACACGCCAGACACCAAGACCATCGCCGCGCTGGTGGAAAAATTCAATCTGCCGATTGAAAAAACCATCAAGACCCTGATTGTGCGCGCCGAAGAAGAAGGCAAGCTGATCGCCCTGGTCATTCGCGGTGACCACGAGCTCAACGAGATCAAGGCTGCCCAGCAACCTGGCGTTGCCAGCCCGCTGGTCATGGCCACCGACGCAGAACTGCGCGACGCCATTGGCGCCGGCGCCGGCTCCCTCGGCCCGCTGAACCTGCCACTGCCGATCATCATCGACCGTTCGGTTGAGCTGATGAGCGACTTCGGCATCGGCGCGAACATCGACGACAAGCACTACTTCGGCGTGAACTGGGAGCGCGATCTGCCAGTTCCGACCGTTGCCGACCTGCGCAACGTAGTAGCTGGCGACCCAAGCCCGGATGGCAAGGGCACGCTGGAAATCAAGCGTGGCATCGAAGTCGGGCACATCTTCCAGCTGGGCAACAAGTACAGCAAGGCGATGAAGTGCGAAGTGCTGGGCGAGAACGGCAAGCCGGTCACCCTGGAAATGGGCTGCTACGGCATCGGCGTTTCCCGCGTGGTGGCTGCCGCCATCGAGCAGAACAACGACGCCAACGGCATCATCTGGAGCGACACGCTTGCGCCCTTCCAGGTTGCCCTGGTGCCATTGCGCTACGAAACCGAACAGGTTCGTGAAGCCACCGACAAGCTCTATGCAGAACTGACTGCAGCCGGTTTCGAAGTACTGCTGGACGACCGCGACAAGAAAACCAGCCCGGGCATCAAGTTCGCGGACATGGAGCTGATCGGCATCCCTCACCGGATCGTGGTCAGTGACCGCGGCCTTGCCGAAGGCAATCTGGAATACAAGAGCCGCACCGAACCTGAAGCGCAAGCGCTGCCGGTCGCTGACGTGTTGTCTTTCCTCCAGGCCCGTATCCGCCGCTGA
- the dinB gene encoding DNA polymerase IV gives MTQRKIIHVDCDCFYAAIEMRDDPRLAGKPLAVGGSADRRGVIATCNYEARAYGVRSAMSSGHALKLCPDLTIVKPRMDAYREASKEIHTIFRDYTDMIEPLSLDEAYLDVSDSAHFGGSATRIAQDIRRRVSNQLHITVSAGVAPNKFLAKIASDWKKPNGLFVITPDQVEDFVSGLPVSKLHGVGKVTADKLGRLGIVDCSQLREWDKLALVREFGSFGERLWSLARGIDERLVHNDSRRQSISVENTYDVDLPDLVSCLDKLPELLETLAGRMARIDSSYRPGKPFVKVKFHDFTQTTLEQAGAGRDLGSYQLLLTQAFNRGGKPVRLLGVGVRLEDLRGGFEQMELFER, from the coding sequence ATGACTCAGCGAAAAATCATCCACGTCGATTGTGACTGCTTCTATGCCGCCATCGAGATGCGTGACGACCCGCGCCTGGCCGGTAAACCGTTGGCAGTGGGTGGTTCGGCGGATCGGCGGGGAGTCATCGCGACCTGTAACTATGAAGCGCGGGCCTATGGCGTACGTTCGGCCATGTCGTCCGGGCATGCGTTAAAGCTGTGTCCGGACCTGACCATCGTCAAGCCACGCATGGACGCTTATAGAGAGGCGTCGAAGGAAATTCACACGATCTTTCGCGATTACACCGACATGATCGAGCCGCTGTCCCTCGATGAGGCTTACCTTGACGTATCGGACAGTGCGCATTTTGGGGGCAGCGCCACGCGTATCGCTCAGGACATCCGTCGCAGGGTGTCCAATCAATTGCATATCACCGTGTCGGCGGGCGTGGCGCCGAACAAATTTCTGGCCAAGATCGCCAGTGACTGGAAAAAGCCCAACGGCTTGTTCGTCATTACGCCAGATCAAGTGGAAGACTTTGTCAGCGGTTTGCCAGTGAGCAAGCTGCACGGTGTGGGTAAGGTCACTGCCGATAAATTGGGCCGGCTGGGCATCGTCGATTGCTCGCAGTTGCGCGAGTGGGACAAATTGGCGCTTGTGCGCGAATTCGGCAGTTTTGGTGAACGACTTTGGAGCCTGGCCCGTGGGATCGATGAGCGTTTGGTCCATAACGACAGTCGTCGGCAGTCGATCAGTGTCGAAAATACCTATGACGTGGATCTGCCGGATTTGGTGAGCTGCCTGGATAAATTGCCCGAGTTGCTGGAAACCCTGGCGGGACGTATGGCGCGGATCGACAGCAGTTATCGGCCGGGCAAGCCATTCGTCAAAGTGAAATTCCATGACTTTACCCAGACCACGCTGGAACAGGCCGGGGCAGGGCGGGACTTGGGTAGTTATCAGTTGTTGCTGACCCAGGCGTTCAATCGCGGCGGGAAACCGGTGCGGTTGTTGGGGGTTGGGGTCAGGCTGGAGGATTTGCGCGGTGGGTTTGAGCAGATGGAGTTGTTTGAGCGGTAG